The Apium graveolens cultivar Ventura chromosome 3, ASM990537v1, whole genome shotgun sequence sequence TGTTTAATGTCAACAAATAAGATATATTAATAGAAGAAAACTGTTGTCTGTAGCTATTTCCACAAATGTTACAAATGAATAAAGCTTTGTTCAAAGAAAATACACACAACATTAAGTTTACCTAAACGTTGTAACATATGTTTTCCACAATGCCTTAATAGCCGAAAAAGCTTGTACCAATATGCTACACTCCACAGATTCGTAAAACTAAACTATTGTATTCTGAATATTCAGACAATACATTTTTTATCAGAAACACTTGAATAACTACAAACCTAACAACGGTCTGTTTCAAGTAAATCGTTGTATATACCCACATTCTAACAACATTTTCTTATGTGCTCGCCGTTGTTTGTTCTGGTTGTAATGCAACGGTGGTTATCGTTTGTATTATTTGTTAACGTGAAGGACAATATATATATCAGAATATGGGTTGTGTGTTATGTTCTATTCTTAAACTGTTAGTGACCACATACACAACATTTTATTAACACTTGTCCAATTATTCTTCTTACAACCGAATGTATGGAAAGACGTTGTTTTTCCTGGTTGTAATACAACGGGGGTTGATGGCTGATCGTTGTCTGCGATGACTCACATAACTGTTTTTTCTCGTTGTTTGATCCATGTAAGAGACGGTGGCTCAATAGACAACGAAATTTCAGGGTATCAGATAACGGATTGAAACACTTGTCTGAGCCAGTTTTCCTTGTAGTGAGTATCTGATCAAATTCACCCATAGGCATTGTAAAATCAATATCATCAATCCAAGACTCGTCATCAATGTTGGGAACTCCTTCTACAACAGGTAGTATCTGATTAAATTCACCCATAGGCATTGAAAAATCAGCATCGAACCAAGGCTCGTGATCAGTGTTGGGAACTCCTTGTGCAACCGGGACTATCTGATTAACTTCGCCCATACGCATCGGAGAATAAGTATCAATAATATTGGGAACTCGTTGTGAATCTGTTAGTATCTGATTAACTTCGCCCATAAGCTGTTACAGTTTGAAATGTTCTAATTCAAGTGCTGGGACGAGAACttatattataaaatgatgtcgTTATTTATGTTAGTTAGGACGGTATCATTTTCGCTTATACGAGGTAAATTCCAACCATCTTAACAAACCCACTAGGATAAGGACAACTGTTTGTTTGTTTGTACTGGCTATATTACCAGACCACCATCCCTTGTATTCAGTAACTTGAAGATCAATTTAATTCTTgtaatttattttcatttttgtcTTTTAATGAAAACCCAAAACAAGTAGATCTAGCTTATTTCTTGTTGCATTTGTAacaatttggtatcagagcctctccTTCCTTGGCAAATTAATGGCAGAAAAGAACACCCTGCAGCACTATGACCAGGCTATAACGGCATTGGCAGATAAGATGGGAGTAGTGGAAGAATTTCAAAGCTCTGCTTCAGAACAACTACAGCAGATGAAGGAACAATTTTCAGCAGAGAACAAGGATATCAAGAACAGCATCTCAGAGCTAATGGAGATGATGAAGCTCCAAGCAGCTGGCAAACAACAATCTTTTGAAGGTAGTAGCTCAAATAAACAACACCAGACCTCTAAAGTGGTAAATCTCTCCTGCTCTACCCCCACTAATTATGCTATAGCTAATGAATCATTGCGTATTCATGATGTTGATTCTACTATGAGGACACAGAGGCCACCACCTGGATTAAACCTTCCTTTTGACCTCAATATTAGATCTGTAGCACACACTACACCAGATTTTGGAATGTTCACCTTGCCTCATGGTATACATACTGGACATCCACATTACAATCCTCACTCCCACATTTCTTCTACAAATACCATCAACCCATCTCTCATGCCTCCATACTTTCATACAACCTTAAACCCTTTTTccccacccttatatcttcacACCACCCAACCCACAGTCACAACTCCAATTCCTTCATTCCATACCCCTGTACCACAACCCTCCATACCAACCTACTTTCAACAAGTTCCAACCTGGAACCAGTAAGACCAAGGGTTTCAAAGACCTATAAACACCAACCCCACTATTAAAACTCCAAAATTTGATTTTCCCAGATTCAGCGGTCATGATCCTAGAGGATGGCTCACAAAATGTGAGAAATACTTTCAGCTTATTCCAACACCTGATTTAAGGGCCAGAGTCTTTTGTGCGGAACTCCACATGGAAGGAGATGCAGATATTTGGTACAGAACCATCGAAGAGGAAAAGACCAATCTCCTATGGCCTGAGTTCTCTAGGTTGGTCTGTCAGCATTTCTCCAAGAGTGGATATGAGAATATAGTTGGTCAATTCAACAAATTGGTGCAAAAAGGCTCTGTGGATGAGTATATTAATAGATTCGATGAATTGAGAAACTATGTGATGCTACAAGAAGGCTTTCACCGTGAGTCTTACTACATTGATAATTTCATCAGTGGCTTGAAGGAGGAGATCTCACAGTCCTTGTACTCAAATAAACTACAGTCATTGCAGGAGGCTAGAGACAGGGCACGAGGTCAAGAGCACTACCTTGCTGTATTGGATAGGAGGTATAAGGCTTCACAAGCTGCCAGCAAACCCAACAATTATATGTCATCTCAAGGTGCTGGTCCCTTGAAGAATATTGGAGATAAGCCTGCTACTCCGATTAGAAATTCAGAAGGTTACAGAAGATTGCCATTAGCTGAGATCAATGAGAGGAAGTCTAAAGGCTTGTGTTTTCATTGTGATATGAAATTCGAACCAGGGCACAATTGCAGAAAGAAGAAAATATTTGTTGTGATGGGGGATGATCAGGAGGACCCTTCCAACAAGGAGGAGTTAGCAATTATTTGGGAGGAAGATGAAATGTGTACACCTTAACAGGCTACTACAGCTAAAATTTCACTACAACATGAAAGGCTCTACTGGGAACTGTACATTAAAGCTACAGGGGGTTATCAAGGGAAGGAGTGTGTCTATCTTGGTTGATAGCGGATCAACCCATAATTTCATCTCACAAGCCCTCGTGAAACAATTACAATTGACTACTAGTCCTTGCAATGTATTTGACATTACAGTAGCTAATGGTGAAAGGATAGGGTGCTCAACTGTGCTTGATGAAGTTAAGTGGCAGATGTCAAATCACACATTTACAAGTGAAATGAATGTCATTCCACTGGGTGGTTATGATATTATCCTTGGTGTCAAATGGATGACTTTAGTTAGTCCTGTCACATTTGACTATAAAGACCATAGTATACTGATCAACTGGAAGAATCAGAAAATCAAATTGCAGCAGGATTCTAAATCACCCACTATTCAATTGATTCCGGATGCTGAGGAACAAATAAAGTTCCATCAAGAAGAAGCATATTTCTTGGTGCAACTCACTGCAATTAATGGAGAACATGAAGGAATGGTGGAAGTAGCACCTGAATATCAAGAATTGCTTCAACAGTATGCTGATATATTTGCAATACCACAAGAACTGTCTCCACCAAGATCACACGATCACAGCATACCTTTGAAGCCTGACCGCCAACCAATCTCAGCTAGACCTTACAGATGTCCAATAGCTCATAAGGAGGAAATTGAGAAGATTACCAAGGAAATGTTAGCTGCTGGAGTAATACGGAACAGTACATCGCCGTTTGCTTCACCGGTGCTGCTAGTAAGAAAAAAGGACAACTCATGGCGACTTGTCATCGATTATAGAGCCCTCAATGCAattactatcaagaacaagttCCCGATTCTGATAATTGAGGAACTGCTAGCAGAACTTAAAGGAAGTAAAGTCTATACCAAGTTAGATTTGAGAAGCGGCTATCATCAAATCAGGGTGAACGAAGCTGACATCTTCAAGACGGCCTTCAAGACTCATAGTGGTCACTACGAGTTCATGGTGATGCCGTTTGGGCTCACCAACGCACCTGCATCTTTCCAGTCACTTATGATTGAAATATTCGACAAATTTCTGAGGAAATTCGTGCTTGTCTTTTTTGATGACATTCTCATCTATAGTGCTACTGAGCAGGAGCATTTATCTCACTTACGACAAGTCTTTGATGTGCTGAGAGCTCACAAATTGTTGGTTAAAAGAAGTAAGTGTGTCATTGCACAGCAGCAAATTGAATATTTGGGTCATATCATCTCTCATAAAGGAGTCTCTGCTGATGATAGTAAAATCTCTGCAATGATCAATTGGCCAAGGCCAAGGACTATTAAAGGCTTGAGGAGATTTCTGGGTTTAACAGGCTATTACAGACGTTTTGTGTAGCACTATGGTATAATTAGCAGACCGTTAACCCAGCTTCTTAAGAAGGGTAATTTCAAGTGGGATGAAGAAGCGGAAAGAGCATTTAACAGATTAAAAGAAATCATGACCAAGACCCCTATGTTAGCTCTCCCTGACTTTACTAAACCATTGACGATCGAAACTGACGCTTGCAAGAATGGGGTTGGTGTAGTTATGATGCAAGATGGGAGGCCTATTGCTTACCTAAGCAAGGCATTAAGCACCAAACATTTGGGGTTTTCTACTTACGAGAAGGAACTGCTGGCCATCATCCTGGCTACTCAAAAATGGCGTTCATACCTATTAGGAAACACCTTCATCGTCAAGACGGATCAAGAAGCACTAAAACATATCATGGAGCAAAGGATCTCTACTAGCTTGCAACAGAGATGGTTGTCTAAGCTGATTGGATTTGACTATACCATCCAATACAAGAAAGGTAAAGATAATCATGCAGCAGATGCACTTTCAAGGGTATTTGAGGATTCTGAGCTCAGTACAGTGTTACATGTGGAAGTTCCTGCGTGGAAACTGGAACTGCAGGACAGTTTGAACAATGATAGCTTTGCTCAAGAGTTGATGGCTAAATTGCTGATTAATCCAGTAAATAATGAGGGATATTCATTGGTTAATGGAGATTTAAAGAAGGAAGGAAGGTACTTTGTGGGGACCGGCACTCAACTGAGATCAGATATATGTGCAGCTATCCATTCAAACGCAGAGGGAGGACACTCGGGTACTGCTGCTACAATAAAAAGAGCAGAAAGAACCTTCTACTGGCCAACTATGAGGGTGGATATAACCAAATTCATTCGAGAATGTGAGGTTTGTCAAAGAAACAAGCCTGAACACATCCGTTCCCTGGGGCTACTCCAGCCTATAGCTATACCAGATCACTCATGGGAAGTAATTTCAATGGATTTTATCGAAGGCCTTCCTAAGTCCCAAGGGAAAAGTGTAATCTTGGTGGTTGTTGATAAATTGACCAAATATAGCCACCTAATGGCATTACACCATCCCTATTCTGCACATTCAGTAGCTTTTGAAATGATGAATTTGGTGGTCAAGCTACACGGCATTCCTAAGGCTATCATATCAGATCGTGACCCAGTGTTTGTCAATCAATTTTGGAAGGAAATTTTCAAGGCTATGGGCACACAACTAAGGTTGAGTTCTGCTTACCATCCACAAACTGATGGTCAAACAGAACGTGTTAATCAATGTATAGAAATGTACTTGCGTTGTATGACTGGACAAAGACCTGCAGATTGGGTAAATTGGTTACATATAGCAGAATGGTGGTACAATACCAACCATCACAGTGCACTAGGAATGTCTCCCTACGAAGCCTTGTACTCTACTCCTCCACCTTCAATAAACTATCAATATGTTAGAACTAAGGAAGCCACAGTCAACGGAATGCTACAGAGGAGAAGAGAGACACAATTGCTGATAAAGGAAAATCTGGTAAAGGCACAGGAAAGAATGAAGTGGTATGCTGATAAAGGGAGAAAAGATAGGGAATTTCAGGTTGGTGATGAAGCATTCTTAAAACTACAGCCTTATAGACAACATTCTCTTGTTAGTAGAAGGAATCACAAACTATCTGCGAAGTATTATGGGCCTTATCCAATAGTTAAAAGGGTGGGTAAGGTTGCATACAAACTGGCCTTACGAGCTGGTAGCTTGGCTCCTCAACCAGTGGCAGTGCTCAACAGGAAGTTGATCAAGAGGGGAAACCATCCTGTCACAATGATATAAGTGCAGTGGGAGAATGGCACGCCTAATGAAGCTACATGGGACAAATGGGACCAGTTCATCAAGAAATATCCAGATTTTCATCCTTGAGGACAAGGATGTTAAAATGAAGTGGGCATTGTTACAGTTTGAAGTGTCTAATTCAAGTAACTTATGTTAGTTAGGACGGTGTCGTTTTCGCTTATACGAGGTAAACGCCAACCATCTTAACAAACCCACTAGGATAAGGACAGCTGTTTGTTTGTTTGTACTGGCTATATTACCAGGCCACCATCCCTTGTATTCAGTAACTTGAAGATCAATTTAATTCTTgtaatttattttcatttttgtcTTTTAATGAAAACCCAAAACAAGTAGATCTAGCTTATTTCTTGTTGCATTTGTAACATAAGCACTGAAGAATCAGTATCATATTGATTAGATGATTCCAGTAGATTAACAGAGTACTCGCTGGCATTATCATCACCTCGCTTAATAATCTCGCATATCACATAGTTTTGAACTGATTCGGGTAAACCAAGTTTTTTCGAAAATTTATCATCCAGAGTATACTCATACATGCACCACTTATCATCACTCTCACCATCACTACTCACCTTCTTATCGATTTTGTACGTAAAAGCTCCTCTGCTTCCAAGAACCTCATTACTCTTCTTGTCCTTAATCTTTTTATTACTCTGACCAACCCAAGTGCCACGACCAGCTCTCCTCGAAACACGCTTACCGTTCTTGGATAACTTAGTGAACACGTAAATAGTCTTCTTCTTGCCGGATGATGCTGACTGCCAGAAGAGATGATCGTCTCTGAAAACTTCGCATTGCGTTGAGGCTCCGTAAACATCAGCTTGTTTGATGATACGATCGCAGGGGAGTGGTTGTTTTTGGATCATAGGGATGAGATATTGGAGCAAGACTTCGTGTGGTGAAGGCGCAAAGCGAAACCCTACCTTTAGTCCTTGGCAAATGTCACATTCCTCTCTGTCCATCGTGAGTCTGTGACAATTCTctaatgttgttaatgattcaaaattattaatgtttatatagTACGTGAGCTGGGTTTATGGGCTGGGTTTAAGAACTTCTATTCGGATTCTTATTTAATTTAATCACAATTTGTTTATTTgtaataaatcttaattattccGGTGTTAGTCCTAGTGTGTTCCAAGTGTCGTTGGGTATAATATCACCTGTGTCAAGTAAGCAACTACATGGAAAGTTGTTTACTTTTCTTAATTTCTGGGACAATAAATTAGGTGTGTTAACTATTATCGACTGACATTAATATTaactattaaataaattattaattaatgtTAAACTAAGAAATAATACATATTTAGACAAAAAAATAAAGAAACACATACTtcaataaaaaaagaaaaagaaatactTATACAATGAGTCGTAATATCAAATTTTAGATCAACTTTTATTTTATGCTCAATTGATGCTACTTGTAAATAATACTTCTTTTttcaaataaaattaaaaatcttataattttttacaaaaacaaaataTAAGGAAAATCTTATTAATTAATGTTAAATTGAATAAAAATTATATGAACGACAtcttataatattaaatttagtTACAATTAATTCATTTTATCAGGAAAACCCTTATTGACAAGTAAATTATTTTTCCCAAAACTTAAAAACTGATAAACTAAATTATTAGTATAAATAATTTTGTCTACGAAACAATTTTTAACATGTTCTTGTTTAGCGAGTTCATTCCTCACGTCTTATTCTTTTTATTACTAACCAATGCGatgcaattttttttatatttttctaaataatAATTGAATGGCAACTTTTAGGCTGCGGAATTTATTTACTCTTATTTTATATGATTAAGATATgaataattatacatatatactCATATATTTACAAAAAGATCTAAGTGTTCATATTAAATCGGTACAGTGTCATAACTAATAAAAATCTGGATAAAAGCcccttatatatatttatataagaatataatttgatagttttatttaaatgtatataactttgaaaagaaatATTTCAAATTGAAACATATAGTATTATTGTTATTTTTATGTGTGTttacaaaatataattattttttaattaaacgCTAAGTTTTATTCTGGTTCAAAAGTATGTGactcatatttaatttaattttaaattattttatcctCACACCCATTATATGATCAAATTCAAGTATTATATAAACTCAAATACGGTACCGACTaaccgactaccaaatttttaatgtttcgccATGCAATGCACGAATATTTTACTTTTTATTTAACAATTGTTCATTAATttaaaatagtaaaaaaaatatattaaattttaaacaaACAAAAAAATTACTGAGTTTCATTTGATTTTATTTCGGCTCTATCTTGAGTTTTGTACATCAGATTTTTACGATTTACAGCTCATGCGAATCTCACGAATTAATGTTTAATTCAGTGATGGTTTATAAATTTTGTTCAACAAATATGATCTAGAATTTGAAGAAAATAGTAATTACGAATTTTGCATTATTATTATATTCGGTTTAGAATACCTACttattttttgtttaaatcaTTGAAAGGGTAGGATattctatttaatataaaatacCTACTTATCGTTGGttataaaatattcatttattttaaatctAACGGTTATGATCAATTTTTTTAAAGATATAACGGTCCATATTAAACTGATAGTAAATGGACAATAACTATCAAAAATCTAGATAAGATCCATTTTATGCATATCATATAATAAGGA is a genomic window containing:
- the LOC141713871 gene encoding NAC domain-containing protein JA2-like, which encodes MDREECDICQGLKVGFRFAPSPHEVLLQYLIPMIQKQPLPCDRIIKQADVYGASTQCEVFRDDHLFWQSASSGKKKTIYVFTKLSKNGKRVSRRAGRGTWVGQSNKKIKDKKSNEVLGSRGAFTYKIDKKVSSDGESDDKWCMYEYTLDDKFSKKLGLPESVQNYVICEIIKRGDDNASEYSVNLLESSNQYDTDSSVLMLQMQQEIS